In a single window of the Roseiconus lacunae genome:
- a CDS encoding fluoride efflux transporter FluC — protein MMTTCFNLAAIAIAGATGSLCRYGITAAAAAIPGGSSLYGTTLANVLGCALLGAITALHLGDSEAMERVTLALRVGFLGSLTTFSTFASESATLAGEGQWGPTTTYVLANLVIGWTAFVVVSGWVKGWA, from the coding sequence ATGATGACTACTTGCTTCAATCTGGCGGCAATCGCGATAGCTGGCGCAACCGGTTCGCTTTGCCGATACGGCATCACAGCCGCGGCCGCCGCCATTCCGGGTGGCTCAAGTCTGTACGGAACCACACTCGCCAATGTGCTTGGATGCGCCCTCTTAGGCGCGATAACGGCCCTTCATTTGGGTGATTCTGAGGCAATGGAGCGCGTTACGCTCGCCTTGCGTGTTGGTTTTCTGGGCTCGCTGACGACCTTTTCAACCTTCGCGTCGGAGTCGGCGACGCTGGCCGGAGAGGGACAATGGGGCCCAACCACCACTTATGTGCTAGCAAACCTGGTTATCGGCTGGACCGCCTTTGTGGTGGTCTCTGGATGGGTCAAAGGATGGGCCTGA